Proteins from a single region of Syngnathus typhle isolate RoL2023-S1 ecotype Sweden linkage group LG10, RoL_Styp_1.0, whole genome shotgun sequence:
- the kel gene encoding kell blood group glycoprotein, with protein sequence MLKMVNAAEETQKGNQMLRMSETPKGPQLKLSTQDPAEAQQQIEPELPKSTLPRESDLEEQRAAERTKPGWIKCRCSLWALVLAFCLCVVLPGMVFYLHHSLRGGNWKQEVLASPCNSSACQRASVHLSMSADPFTHPCDYFLFSCGPDGSSTKAQGHQREKSRRDVKEKRTLDRKTELLQYLREILESDDSLASSAVQKAKAFYRTCLDTKSLDNAGEEPFLALIHKLGGWFVSGQWNQTDFNSTLSVLMRDYATFPFFNAYVDKDPTDTSGETTKRYIQIDQPDLLIPIEWISEKEKSQVIRETLHPFLASCSRYLALLGSPPDSSSSKISVGAFVSLSSELAVAMAPLSHRKAKGQLSQRLTIKELQSIAPAVDWLGCLQAAFHSPPLTEDERVLLHNLPYVVQMSHIIGNWISGHELSPSGPLHTFMLLNLLHTLLPALDSRFSETANNFSVVLGHVGVRQGVLDSKPQSEGFTAAPRWKRCVLETERGFDGVLAHLLGINIAGGEAEELVENILSSFKSQLYKLKWHNQKTLQFVMRKGQSVTPKIGTTKEKSSEAELDLLYSEVSVSLDSFFSNYLQLLSLLQKRRSKLLHDDWISADILSVTPSLLGNELSVPMGIFIPPLFHPTYPRAMNYGVLGFLLAKDLLHVLLPDIYSQSVTVRDVGQCVWSHYRSVTNNESQAPPLPTAQQQEVWLQFSALQIALEAYQKSLKKQPADTSISGFSTTRLFFVAFSQVNCDADLYHHLMPLEPSFLVTAICAKSHLCPTTLQCPKTTRRYSSHGC encoded by the exons ATGTTAAAGATGGTCAACGCCGCCGAAGAAACGCAGAAAGGCAACCAAATGTTAAGAATGAGTGAAACTCCAAAAGGGCCTCAG CTGAAACTGTCTACCCAAGACCCCGCCGAGGCCCAGCAACAAATCGAGCCGGAGCTTCCGAAGTCTACCCTGCCACGAGAGTCAGACCTCGAGGAGCAGCGAGCCGCTGAACGAACTAAACCGGGGTGGATAAAATGCAGGTGTTCACTCTGGGCCTTGGTTTTGGCCTTCTGTTTGTGCGTCGTTTTACCTGGGATGGTTTTCTACTTACATCACTCTCTTCGTGGCGGGAACTGGAAGCAGGAAGTTCTCG CAAGCCCTTGCAACTCCTCAGCCTGTCAGAGGGCCTCGGTTCATCTCTCTATGTCAGCGGACCCTTTCACACACCCCTGCGACTACTTCCTCTTCTCGTGCGGACCCGACGGATCTTCAACCAAAGCCCAAGGACACCAGAGAGAAAAATCCAGAAGAGacgtaaaagaaaaaaggacgcTGGACAGAAAAACTGAGCTGCTGCAGTATCTCAGGGAGATTTTAG AATCAGATGACAGCCTCgcaagttcagctgtgcagaaAGCAAAAGCTTTTTATCGCACCTGCTTGGACACCAAATCCTTGGATAACGCTGGAGAGGAGCCTTTCCTCGCGCTCATCCATAAA CTTGGAGGTTGGTTCGTGTCGGGCCAGTGGAATCAGACTGACTTCAACTCCACCCTCAGCGTGCTGATGCGCGACTACGCCACCTTCCCCTTCTTCAACGCCTACGTGGACAAAGACCCCACCGACACATCCGGCGAGACCACCAAACGATACATACAG ATCGATCAGCCTGACCTGTTGATCCCGATCGAATGGATCAGCGAGAAGGAAAAGTCTCAAGTTATAAGGGAG ACGCTGCATCCTTTCTTGGCTTCGTGCAGTCGGTACCTGGCGCTGCTGGGATCCCCGCCGGACAGCAGCAGTAGCAAGATCAGCGTCGGCGCCTTCGTTTCGCTGTCTTCCGAGCTCGCTGTTGCCATGGCGCCTCTGAGCCATCGCAAGGCTAAAGGGCAGCTCTCTCAGCGCTTGACCATCAAGGAGCTGCAG AGCATAGCACCGGCTGTGGACTGGCTGGGTTGCCTGCAGGCCGCGTTCCATTCCCCGCCGCTCACGGAAGACGAGCGAGTCCTCCTGCACAACTTGCCTTATGTGGTGCAGATGTCCCACATCATCGGCAATTGGATCAGCGGTCACGAGCTGAGCCCCAG TGGCCCCCTCCACACCTTCATGCTGCTCAACTTGCTCCACACCCTGCTGCCCGCCCTGGACTCCAGATTCTCGGAAACGGCAAATAATTTTTCAGTGGTTCTGGGCCACGTAGGGGTGAGGCAAGGCGTTCTTGACTCTAAGCCTCAGAGTGAAGGCTTCACCGCGGCCCCTCGCTGGAAACGCTGCGTGCTGGAAACCGAGCGAGGCTTCGATGGGGTTCTGGCACATCTGCTTGGAATTAACATCGCTGGCGGGGAG GCGGAAGAGCTTGTTGAAAATATCCTGTCCTCCTTCAAGTCCCAACTTTACAAACTCAAGTGGCACAATCAGAAGACTCTCCAGTTTGTTATGAGAAAG GGTCAGTCTGTAACTCCAAAAATTGGGactacaaaagaaaaatcaagtgAGGCTGAGCTGGACCTGCTTTATTCTGAG GTGTCCGTCAGCCTCGACAGCTTCTTCTCCAACTACTTGCAGCTGCTCTCCTTGTTGCAAAAGCGGCGTAGCAAACTCTTGCATGATGATTGGATCAGCGCCGATAT tctgTCTGTCACGCCGTCTCTTCTTGGCAATGAGCTGAGCGTTCCCATGGGAATTTTTATCCCTCCTCTCTTCCATCCCACATACCCGAG AGCTATGAATTACGGCGTGTTGGGATTCCTTCTGGCCAAAGACCTCCTTCACGTGCTTCTCCCTGACA TTTACTCGCAGAGCGTGACGGTGCGCGATGTGGGCCAGTGCGTGTGGTCCCACTACCGCTCGGTGACCAACAATGAGAGCCAGGCACCTCCGCTTCCCACGGCACAGCAGCAGGAAGTGTGGCTGCAATTTTCGGCATTGCAGATCGCACTGGAG GCATATCAGAAGAGTTTGAAGAAACAGCCGGCAGACACGTCCATCTCGGGATTCTCCACCACGCGTCTGTTTTTTGTGGCGTTCTCTCAG GTCAACTGTGACGCTGACCTCTATCACCACTTGATGCCTCTCGAGCCGTCCTTCCTCGTCACAGCCATTTGTGCCAAATCTCATCTTTGTCCCACAACCTTGCAATGCCCCAAAACAACTCGCCGGTATTCGTCCCACGGCTGTTGA
- the emg1 gene encoding ribosomal RNA small subunit methyltransferase NEP1, with translation MAATDAKKRGFEHLDEYEPKPAKHLRSLHDRMTERRLVVVLEGASLETVKAGKTFELLNCDQHKNIIIKSGRNPGHVRPDITHQCLLMLMDSPLNRAGLLQVYIHTEKNALIEINPQTRIPRTFQRFCGLMVQLLHKLSVRASDGPQRLLRMIKNPVSDHLPPGCPRISTSFSAGEAVCPRTVVPEGPATVVIGAFAHGAVNVDYTEKTVSISNYPLSAALTCAKMCSAFEEVWGVL, from the exons ATGGCGGCCACCGACGCGAAGAAGCGTGGCTTTGAGCATTTGGACGAATATGAACCAAAACCTGCCAAACATCTCCGCAGCCTACACGATCGCATGACGGAAAGGCGTCTTGTTGTTGTTCTGGAGGGCGCCTCTCTAGAAACCGTCAAG GCTGGAAAAACGTTTGAGTTGTTGAACTGCGACCAACACAAAAACATCATAATCAAAAGTGGAAGAAATCCAGGCCATGTAAGACCAGACATCACACATCAG TGTCTGCTCATGTTGATGGACAGCCCACTGAACAGAGCAGGGCTGCTGCAGGTTTACATCCACACTGAGAAGAACGCCTTAATAGAGATCAACCCACAGACGCGCATTCCAAGAACTTTTCAGCGCTTCTGTGGGCTCATGG TTCAACTGCTGCACAAGCTGAGTGTGCGAGCGTCTGATGGTCCACAGAGGCTCTTGAGAATGATAAAAAATCCTGTGTCGGACCACCTGCCCCCCGGCTGCCCACGCATCTCCACCTCCTTCTCCGCCGGAGAGGCTGTTTGTCCTCGCACCGTGGTGCCCGAGGGGCCGGCCACCGTGGTGATCGGTGCTTTTGCACATGGAGCG GTGAATGTCGACTACACAGAGAAGACGGTGTCCATCAGTAACTACCCGCTTTCCGCGGCACTCACCTGTGCCAAGATGTGTTCAGCTTTTGAGGAAGTTTGGGGTGTCTTATGA